ATTTAAAGTAAATGAAAGAGGAATAAGTATAAAAATACAAATAGTTTGAATGAATAGTGGTAATGTTGTAAAATAAGTTTATCCGATAGCTAGCATCCGTAAGACTCCATCTTCTTAAATATGAAGTTAACGGATGCGAGGTCCTGGGTAAGTTCAACTAAATTTAGCTGGAGTATAAAACTTCACTTGAAAAGTTTCACTTTATATTATCATAACAGGGGGCATTATAATTATGAATAAACAAGTTGAGAAAATTCAAATTTCTGGAATAAGAAGATTTGCAGAGAAGGTTAAAAATGTGGAGGGGGCAATTTCATTAACTCTTGGCCAACCGGATTTCTGTGTGCCATTAAACATATCAGAAGGAATGATTAATGCTATTAAAACAAATAAAACAACATACACATCAAATGCAGGTGTAGATGAGCTTAGAGAAGAGATTTGCCAATATCTAAAGACATTTGATATTGAGTATGATAAGGAAGACGTATGCATAACAGTTGGTGGTAGTGAGGGCTTATATTCAGTATTGTTTGCATTAATGAATAAAGGGGATAAGATTTTAATACCAGGACCAGCTTATCCAGCTTATGAAAATATTTCAATAATGATAGGTGCAGAAGTTATAAATTATGAGTTAAATGATGATTTCACATTAAATATAGATGAAATAAAAGCAAGATTAGATAAAGAAGATATAAAATATTTAATGTTATCTTTCCCGTCAAATCCAACAGGTGCAATTTTATCTAGAGACCAAAGAGATGAACTTGTTGAATTAATAAAAGAAAGAGATATTATAGTTATAACTGATGAAATGTATTCTGCTATAATTTTTGATGAGTATTATTCAGTAGCGCAAGCAAAGGAAATAAAAGATAAAATTATATATGTAAGTGGATTCTCAAAAATATTTTCAATGACAGGACTTAGAATTGGATATGTAGCATGTACAGAGAAATATATGAAGGAAATAATCAAGGTACATCAATATGCAGTATCGTGTGCTCCATCAATAGCTCAATATGGTGCACTTGAAGGATTAAAACATTCACTAGAAGATGTTGAAAATATGAGAAAGACTTTCGAAAGAAGAAAAAATTATTGTATGAATCGATTAAAAGAGCTTAATTTGGAAGTCGCAGAACCTAAGGGGGCATTTTATATTTTTCCTTCAATTAAAAAATTTAATATGGTTTCAGAAGAGTTTTGTGAAAAATTATTAAATGAAGGAAAACTAGCCTGTGTACCAGGTACAGCATTCGGAGAACTCGGCGAAGGATATATGAGAATATCATATTGTTATAGTGATGAAGTTTTAAAAGAAGCGTTTGATAGACTTGGAAACTTCTTAAAATTAAATTTTCCAAATTGCTAATTAATATAGATACCAAAACAGTAAATATACCTATGTGTGGAAATTTAATTATAAATCTAATGGTTAACAATTCATAATTGATAATTAGCATTTAAAATTTCGAATTTAATTTAGCGCGCAGGTATAACTAAAGTTGGATGTATATTAAAACAAATTATATAGAAAATAGGAGGAATTATAATGAGTGAATTTAAAAATGTTACAGCAGTGAAAAAGGCAAATGTTTATTTTGACGGAAAGGTTACTAGTAGAACAGTTATCTTTGAAGATGGTGAAAGAAAAACTTTAGGAATAATGTTACCAGGTGATTATGAATTTGGTACAGGAGATAAAGAAGTTATGGAAATCTTAGGTGGATCAATGGATGTTAAATTACCAGATTCAGATACTTTTGTTACATATAAAGAAGGTCAATCTTTTACAGTTCCAGGAAACTCTAAATTTAGTTTAATAGTAAAAGAAGTAGCAGATTATTGTTGTTCTTATATTAAAGAATAATTTAAACATATAAAAATAACTATCCAGTATGATATTATATTTTGCATATTAGGATAGTTATTTTTATAGATTTCAATATATAAAATATGGATATATATATTAATTATATCCCGTATAATATCTGGAAAATTCTGATTATGTTATAATAAAGTTAAATAAAATGTATATATGTTATAAAATACATTTGCTAATTTTTGCAGATTGATGTTGTTAATACTATATGGATTCAATAAATTTAATGAATAAAGTAGCATATAAATATAACGTACAAGCAAAAGGGGAGAAGGAGAAATTAATAATGAAAGCAAAAGAAATGTGGGAGCAATTTATTAATAAATATCCTGGTAATAAAAAAAGAAACAAAATGGAGTTTTGTCCATTCTGTTTCTTTTTGCTATAAAGTAACTATTATTAAAGTTCTATAACATCATTCATATCATATAAGCCAGCTTTATCTACTGAAGCCATATATTCACATGCTTTTAAGGCACCAACTGCGAAAACTTCTCTTGATATTGCTTTATGAGTTAATTCTATTACTTCACCAGTTCCAGCGAAGATAACTTCGTGATCTCCTATAATAGAACCCCCTCTAACTGCATGTATACCAATTTCATTTTCTTCTCTTTTAGAATTACCTTCTCTTCCGTATACATATTTAGTTGTATCTTTTATAGAATCTTTTATAGCATCAGCAAGCATTATTGCAGTACCACTAGGTGCATCTACTTTTTGGTTATGATGCTTTTCCACTATTTCTATATCATAGTTTCCATAAAGAAGTGGAGTTATTTTCTTTAAAAGAGAGCTTATTAAATTAATACCAAGTGACATGTTACCTGATCTAAATAACTTAAGAGAATTACTTTTCTCATCTATTAAAGCTAAATCCTCCTTAGAAAATCCAGTTGAACATATTACTAATGGTTTGTTAGTTTTTTCCGTTAATTCTAATAGATTGTGTAGAGCATCAGCTCTTGAAAAATCTAATAAAACATCATAATCTATATTTAAATCTTGCACAGTTTCAAATATAGGATATGGTGTATTGCTTGGAAATTTATCAATTCCAGCAATTATTTCTACATCCTTAAATTTAAGAGCACATTCAGTGATCATTTTACCCATTTTACCTGAGCAGCCATTTAATACTATTTTTATCATTTTTTATCACCTTACATCAATTTATTATCTATTAAAGCAGCTTTTAGTATTTCTTCATTGTTATTTTCCATTTCACAAAGAGGAAGTCTTAAAGGACCAACTTCAAGTCCCATAAGATTCATGGCCGTTTTAACGGGAATTGGACTTGTTTCTATAAATAAAGTATTTGCTAAAGATAAAGTATCTAATTGAATATCTAAAGCCTCTTTATAATTATTATCCAAACATTTTTGTGCTATTTCATGAACTTTTTTAGGCATTATATTTGCTAAAACAGAAATAACACCCTTTCCACCAAGGGACATTATAGAAACTACTTGATCATCATTACCAGAATAAATATCAATAGAATTTCTACATAATGCTTTCATTTGAACTATTTGACTAATATTTCCACTAGCTTCTTTTATAGCAACAACATTGCTGAGCTTAGCAAGTTTAACTAAAGTTTTAGGAGTAATATTAACTCCAGTTCTACTAGGAACATTATAAAGTATTATAGGTGTTTTAACTTCATCATTTATAGCTGCAAAATGTTTTATTAAACCATTTTGAGTAGTTTTGTTATAGTACGGAGTAATAACAAGAAGTCCAGAAACACCAACGCTTTCTGCATATTTACTCATTGAAATAGCAGTAACAGTATTGTTTGAACCGGTACCTGCAATTACAGGAATTCTTTTGTTAATTACATCAACTGTAAATTTAATTGTATCTTTTTTTTCTTTTTCGGTCATTGTAGTAGCTTCACCAGTAGTACCACAAACAACAATAGCGTCAGTACCTTCTTTAATATGCCATTCAAGTAGAGTTTTAAGTTTTTCGAAGTTAACTCCACTTTCATTAAAAGGGGTAACTATAGCTACAGCTGAGCCCTGAAATATTGACATTTAAATTCCTCCAACTTAAATTACTAGAAATTATTTATTATCTTTTATCATTATTTCTGCAATTTGAATAGCGTTAAGAGCTGCTCCTTTTCTTATGTTATCTCCAACAACCCACAAGTTTAATCCGTTATCTACGCTAAAGTCTCTTCTGATTCTTCCAACATAAACATCATCCTTACCAGTAACTTCAAGTGCAGTTGGATATTTTAATTCCTTAACATTATCATATACAGTTACACCTTGAGTGTTTCCTAATAATTCAAATATATCTTTTATATCAAATTCAGAATTAAGTTCAACATTTATACTTTCACTATGGCTATTTAATACAGCAACTCTTGCAGTTGTTGCTGTTACTCTTAAGTCTGGTGCGTGAAGTATTTTTCTTGTTTCTTTGATCATTTTTTCTTCTTCTTTAGTGTAACCATCTTCTAAGAAAACATCTATATGAGGCAGTACATTACCAGCTATAGGATAAGGGAATTTCTTAGGTGCAATACCTTTAATTCCATCTTCTAAATCCTTAATACCTTGGACACCTGCTCCAGATACTGCTTGGTAAGTTGAATAAACAATTCTCTTTATTCCATATTTATCATTTAAAGCTTTCATTATAGGCATTGCTTGAATTGTTGAACAATTTGGATTAGCAATTATTCCTTTATGAAGTTTAATGTCTTCTGGATTAACTTCAGGTACTACAAGTGGCACCTCAGGATCCATTCTCCAAGTACTACTATTATCAATTACTACAGCCCCATACTGTGCAAAAACAGGTGCAAATTCTTTACTTGCATCTCCACCAGCTGAAAATAGTGCATAATCTATTTTTTTATCTTTTATATTTTTTTCGCAAGTTTCTTCAACTAAATAATCCTTCCCTTTAAATGGTAAAGTACTACCTTCTGATCTCTTTGATGCGAAAAGATATAAATTTTTTACTGGAAAATTTCTTTCTTCTAAGATTTCTAAAAACTTTCTTCCTACATTTCCAGTAGCCCCAACTATTGCAATATTATACACAATAATCCCTCCTAAATTTAATTATATATAATTTAATATATACAAATACTATAGTTAAATATTAAAAAAATATCAAGTCAATGGAGTAAATAAGTGAAAAAAATCTGTTTATCGATTTGATATATTCCATTTATTAGGCAAATAAGAAGAAAATTATGCATAATTATGCTGATATTTAGAAATAATGAGTATTAATTTAAAAAAAATATAATTTTCATAGAATAGTAATAAAATAGCGGGAAATAATAGTAATAATAAAATTAAACTTGATTAAGATGGAGTTCAATTCCGAGCTTAAGCTTAGTTGAATTGATACAGGAGCGTGCAGCCATTAACGCTAGAATGATTACGGCTGCTAACTATTGGATAAATTGAGGCACATTTAATTTCAGTGCCTAAGATTGGGAGGAATTAAAAATGAGTAATGATTGTGTAAAAAAAACTATAAAGTCAAAAATAAAAGCTAATAAGGAACTTACAGAAGAAGAAAAATTGAGAGAAAAAATTAAGTATGAAATTGCAGAAGAACTTGGATTATCTGATAAGGTTAGAAAAGAAGGCTGGGGTGAATTATCTGCTGAAGAAACTGGACGAATTGGAGGACTTATGGCTAAGCGGAAAAGAAAACAATTATAAAAAATGCTTATAAACGTGACGAGATATATTCAAAAAAGGAAATCAGTATGCTATTTTATTTTGCAACATATTTAGCCCATAAGCTTTATTAATTAGACTTACATGAAAAAAATATATTTCATTGCCTTATATAAAATGAATTTTTTATGTGAAATGTTGTATTCTTCATGAATTTATCTGAAATTGTCGCCTAAGAATAAACATATATCAGAAAATGGTAACCTGGTCTCAAAACAAAATATATAGTACATCTTTGGCCCGTTATTTTATTTCATATGCCTGATTGACTAAGTAAATAATTACGATATAATATATTAGATGAATTAGTACACTAAAATTAAGGGCGTGATAAATTACATGGCATATGGAGAATTTGCAAATATATATGATGAATTAATATATGAAGATATTAATTATGATAAAGTTGCAGAAAAAATAATAGATTTATGTACTGAAAATAATGTAAACTTTGAAGATTATTTAGATTTAGCATGTGGAACAGGTAATGTTGCAATTAAGGTAGCAAAATATTTTAAAAATACATATGCAGTAGATTTATCAGATGATATGTTAAATATTGCTTTTGATAAGTTTAAGAAGAATAAGATTAAAGCAAAAGTAATATGTCAAGATATGTGTGAATTAAGCTTAAACAAGAAGTTTAACCTTATAACATCCGTGCTTGATTCAACAAATTATATAACAGAAGATGAAGATTTATTTAAGTATTTCTCAAAAGTTTATGAACATTTAAAAGAAGATGGATTATTTATCTTTGATATAAATTCCTATTATAAACTTTCTACAGTTCTTGGGAATAATATTTATACATATAGTTCAAATGAAATTTTTTATACATGGGAAAACTCTTTTGAAGAAGAAGTATTGAATATGTTTTTAACCTTTTTTGTAAAACAAGACAACGGACTTTATGAAAAATTTGAAGAAGAGCATTTTGAAAGAGCATATAAAGAAGCCTACATAGAACAAGTTCTAGAAAAATGCGGATTTAAATTTCTAAAAAAGTTTGCAGGATATTCTGAGCAAAAAGTAGATGAAAATAGTGAGAGAATACTCTATGTAGCAAGTAAATAAATAAGCAAGATTGGATTAAATTTATTAAATAATTCAATTTTAAAAGGAAATTGTACAATAAACTGTTAATTGTTAATTGATAACTGTTAACTGAATTAAGTAGGAGATGATATAATAATGGAAGACAAAATAATTATAGCAACAGCTAAAGATGGAATGGTTAGAATAATTGCAGGAATTACAACTAATTTGGTAAATGAAGGTGCAACGATGCACGAATGTACACCAGTAGCATCTGCAGGTTTTGGAAGAATGCTAACTGCGGGAGCATTAATGGGAACAACTTTAAAGGGTGAAAAAGAAGTTATAACTTTAAAGATAAATGGTAATGGAGAAGCAAAAGGAATCACTATAACAGCTCATAGTGATGCTTCAGTTAAAGGATTTATAGGAAATCCCTATATTGATAGACCACTTAATGAAAAAGGGAAATTAGATGTTGGTGGAGCTATAGGAAAAGATGGTATGTTATATGTAATAAAAGATTTAGGTCTTAAAGATCCGTATGTAGGACAAGTTCGAATACAAACAGGAGAAATAGCAGAA
The DNA window shown above is from Clostridium beijerinckii and carries:
- a CDS encoding aspartate-semialdehyde dehydrogenase, whose product is MYNIAIVGATGNVGRKFLEILEERNFPVKNLYLFASKRSEGSTLPFKGKDYLVEETCEKNIKDKKIDYALFSAGGDASKEFAPVFAQYGAVVIDNSSTWRMDPEVPLVVPEVNPEDIKLHKGIIANPNCSTIQAMPIMKALNDKYGIKRIVYSTYQAVSGAGVQGIKDLEDGIKGIAPKKFPYPIAGNVLPHIDVFLEDGYTKEEEKMIKETRKILHAPDLRVTATTARVAVLNSHSESINVELNSEFDIKDIFELLGNTQGVTVYDNVKELKYPTALEVTGKDDVYVGRIRRDFSVDNGLNLWVVGDNIRKGAALNAIQIAEIMIKDNK
- a CDS encoding 4-hydroxy-tetrahydrodipicolinate synthase, which gives rise to MSIFQGSAVAIVTPFNESGVNFEKLKTLLEWHIKEGTDAIVVCGTTGEATTMTEKEKKDTIKFTVDVINKRIPVIAGTGSNNTVTAISMSKYAESVGVSGLLVITPYYNKTTQNGLIKHFAAINDEVKTPIILYNVPSRTGVNITPKTLVKLAKLSNVVAIKEASGNISQIVQMKALCRNSIDIYSGNDDQVVSIMSLGGKGVISVLANIMPKKVHEIAQKCLDNNYKEALDIQLDTLSLANTLFIETSPIPVKTAMNLMGLEVGPLRLPLCEMENNNEEILKAALIDNKLM
- a CDS encoding 4-hydroxy-tetrahydrodipicolinate reductase; translation: MIKIVLNGCSGKMGKMITECALKFKDVEIIAGIDKFPSNTPYPIFETVQDLNIDYDVLLDFSRADALHNLLELTEKTNKPLVICSTGFSKEDLALIDEKSNSLKLFRSGNMSLGINLISSLLKKITPLLYGNYDIEIVEKHHNQKVDAPSGTAIMLADAIKDSIKDTTKYVYGREGNSKREENEIGIHAVRGGSIIGDHEVIFAGTGEVIELTHKAISREVFAVGALKACEYMASVDKAGLYDMNDVIEL
- a CDS encoding aspartate aminotransferase, with translation MNKQVEKIQISGIRRFAEKVKNVEGAISLTLGQPDFCVPLNISEGMINAIKTNKTTYTSNAGVDELREEICQYLKTFDIEYDKEDVCITVGGSEGLYSVLFALMNKGDKILIPGPAYPAYENISIMIGAEVINYELNDDFTLNIDEIKARLDKEDIKYLMLSFPSNPTGAILSRDQRDELVELIKERDIIVITDEMYSAIIFDEYYSVAQAKEIKDKIIYVSGFSKIFSMTGLRIGYVACTEKYMKEIIKVHQYAVSCAPSIAQYGALEGLKHSLEDVENMRKTFERRKNYCMNRLKELNLEVAEPKGAFYIFPSIKKFNMVSEEFCEKLLNEGKLACVPGTAFGELGEGYMRISYCYSDEVLKEAFDRLGNFLKLNFPNC
- a CDS encoding spore protein — protein: MSNDCVKKTIKSKIKANKELTEEEKLREKIKYEIAEELGLSDKVRKEGWGELSAEETGRIGGLMAKRKRKQL
- a CDS encoding class I SAM-dependent methyltransferase — translated: MAYGEFANIYDELIYEDINYDKVAEKIIDLCTENNVNFEDYLDLACGTGNVAIKVAKYFKNTYAVDLSDDMLNIAFDKFKKNKIKAKVICQDMCELSLNKKFNLITSVLDSTNYITEDEDLFKYFSKVYEHLKEDGLFIFDINSYYKLSTVLGNNIYTYSSNEIFYTWENSFEEEVLNMFLTFFVKQDNGLYEKFEEEHFERAYKEAYIEQVLEKCGFKFLKKFAGYSEQKVDENSERILYVASK